One genomic window of Thiohalophilus sp. includes the following:
- a CDS encoding iron-sulfur cluster assembly accessory protein: MITVTPKAAEQIKQSAKQNQMEGMPLRIAAKRDENGTIQYAMGFADQQDDNDVTYSSEGVSVMVPPDSVELLKGATLDFVELEPGQHNFIFLNPNDPDYVPPKEEGDGTHHF; this comes from the coding sequence ATGATTACCGTGACGCCCAAAGCCGCGGAGCAAATCAAACAGTCGGCCAAGCAGAACCAGATGGAAGGCATGCCCCTGCGCATTGCCGCCAAGCGCGACGAAAACGGCACGATCCAGTACGCCATGGGATTTGCCGACCAGCAGGATGACAATGACGTGACCTACAGCTCTGAAGGCGTTTCCGTGATGGTGCCACCGGACAGCGTGGAGCTGTTAAAAGGGGCCACGCTGGACTTTGTCGAGCTGGAACCCGGCCAGCACAATTTCATTTTCCTCAACCCCAATGATCCGGACTATGTCCCTCCCAAAGAGGAAGGGGACGGCACACATCACTTTTAA
- a CDS encoding cobyrinate a,c-diamide synthase, whose product MNRLLISAAHKSSGKTTLSIGLCAAFRQQGSVVQPFKKGPDYIDPMWLGQAAGRPCHNLDFYTMAHEEILRTLHQQASGADLALIEGNKGLYDGLDIEGSNSNAALARLTSTPVILVIDVQGMTRGIAPLILGYQAFDPKLHIAGVIFNQIRGDRHEAKLRAVVEHYTDVPVVGAVHHEASLAITERHLGLIPSNENREAVDKIDAIGQRIAEQVDLERLRDIARQAPALTGGETLAPTTAPAPDVRIGIARDEAFGFYYPGDLDALQAAGAELVPFDTLHDRQLPPVDGVFIGGGFPESRLAELAANAPLREAIQTAIEAGLPTYAECGGLMYLCRQITWQNETQPMVGVIEADVVMHPRPQGRGYVRLRETPDSPWPADDRPAGDEFPAHEFHYSSLENLAGAQRFAYDVLRGTGIDGKHDGLVYKNLLACYAHLRDTDYHHWARRFVALIRHHKANGIAV is encoded by the coding sequence ATGAACCGATTGCTCATTTCCGCTGCGCACAAATCCTCCGGCAAGACGACGTTGTCGATCGGGCTGTGCGCGGCGTTTCGGCAACAGGGTTCGGTGGTGCAGCCGTTCAAGAAAGGCCCGGACTATATCGACCCCATGTGGCTGGGTCAGGCCGCCGGGCGCCCCTGCCATAACCTCGATTTCTATACCATGGCGCACGAGGAGATCCTGCGCACGCTCCACCAGCAGGCTTCAGGCGCCGATCTGGCCCTGATCGAAGGTAACAAGGGGTTGTATGACGGCCTGGATATCGAGGGCAGCAACAGCAATGCGGCGCTGGCGCGGCTCACCTCAACCCCGGTGATTCTGGTCATCGATGTACAGGGCATGACCCGCGGCATCGCGCCCCTGATTCTGGGCTACCAGGCCTTCGATCCGAAGCTGCATATTGCCGGCGTCATATTCAATCAGATCCGCGGCGATCGGCACGAGGCCAAACTGCGCGCCGTGGTCGAGCATTATACCGACGTCCCGGTCGTGGGCGCGGTGCATCACGAAGCCTCTCTGGCGATCACCGAGCGCCACCTGGGGCTGATCCCCAGCAACGAGAATCGCGAGGCCGTCGACAAGATCGACGCCATCGGTCAGCGGATTGCCGAGCAGGTGGATCTGGAACGGCTGCGGGACATCGCCCGGCAGGCGCCGGCTCTCACAGGCGGCGAGACGCTGGCGCCGACCACGGCCCCCGCCCCGGACGTGCGTATCGGTATTGCCCGCGACGAAGCCTTCGGCTTTTATTACCCGGGCGACCTTGACGCCCTGCAGGCCGCCGGCGCCGAGCTGGTGCCTTTCGACACGCTGCACGACCGGCAGCTACCGCCGGTCGACGGGGTATTTATCGGCGGCGGCTTCCCCGAATCGCGCCTGGCCGAACTGGCTGCCAATGCGCCCCTGCGGGAGGCCATTCAGACGGCCATCGAGGCTGGTCTACCGACCTATGCCGAATGTGGCGGCCTGATGTATCTGTGCCGGCAGATCACCTGGCAAAACGAGACTCAGCCCATGGTTGGCGTGATCGAGGCCGATGTGGTGATGCACCCTCGCCCGCAGGGGCGCGGCTATGTCCGCCTGCGTGAAACGCCCGACAGCCCGTGGCCCGCGGACGATCGCCCCGCCGGTGACGAATTCCCCGCCCACGAGTTCCACTATTCGTCCCTGGAGAATCTGGCCGGAGCGCAGCGCTTCGCCTACGACGTCCTGCGCGGCACCGGCATTGATGGCAAACACGACGGGCTGGTCTACAAGAACCTGCTGGCCTGCTATGCCCATCTGCGCGACACCGATTACCACCACTGGGCACGCCGGTTCGTGGCCCTGATCCGGCATCACAAGGCGAACGGAATTGCGGTATAA
- the nrfD gene encoding NrfD/PsrC family molybdoenzyme membrane anchor subunit, giving the protein MKNVQFMEIEGRSFGYLALLGILGAIILVGLGAWYVMEHHGHYVTGMNNAVVWGTPHIFAIFLIVAASGALNVASISSVFNKTAYKPLARLSGLLAIALLAGGLMILVLDLGRPDRLIIAMTYYNFKSIFAWNIILYNGFFAIVAVYLWMMMQQSMNKYSKPVGVAAFLWRLILTTGTGSIFGFLVARQGYDAAIMAPLFIAMSFSFGLAIFLLVLMAAYKWTGRPLGDAIFRRLKNLLGVFVAGVLYFVLAYHLTNLYATEHHGIEAFILRDGGIYTQLFWIGQIVIGSLLPLLLFYHPSTGKNRTLVGLGALLVIIGGIIQLYVLIIGGQAYPLEIFPGKEVIESSFFDGQVAQYAPSLWEVLLGLAGVAVALIMVALAVKILRFMPTSLADEDVDPHHTA; this is encoded by the coding sequence ATGAAAAACGTACAGTTCATGGAAATTGAAGGCCGAAGCTTCGGCTACCTTGCCCTTCTCGGCATCCTCGGCGCGATCATTCTGGTCGGGCTGGGTGCCTGGTATGTCATGGAACATCACGGCCATTATGTCACCGGCATGAATAACGCCGTTGTCTGGGGCACGCCGCATATTTTCGCGATCTTTCTGATCGTCGCGGCTTCCGGCGCGCTCAACGTCGCATCAATCTCATCCGTATTTAATAAAACGGCGTACAAGCCACTGGCCAGACTCTCCGGATTGCTGGCCATCGCCCTGCTCGCCGGCGGCCTGATGATTCTGGTGCTCGATCTGGGTCGTCCCGATCGGCTGATCATCGCCATGACTTACTATAACTTCAAATCAATCTTTGCCTGGAACATTATCCTCTATAACGGCTTCTTCGCGATTGTCGCCGTTTACCTGTGGATGATGATGCAGCAGAGCATGAACAAATACAGCAAGCCGGTCGGTGTTGCCGCGTTCCTCTGGCGTCTGATCCTGACCACCGGTACCGGCTCCATCTTCGGTTTCCTGGTCGCCCGCCAGGGCTACGATGCCGCCATCATGGCGCCACTGTTCATTGCCATGTCCTTCTCTTTCGGTCTGGCGATCTTCCTGCTGGTCCTGATGGCCGCCTACAAATGGACCGGTCGGCCACTGGGCGATGCCATTTTCCGGCGTCTGAAAAACCTGCTGGGTGTTTTCGTGGCCGGCGTGCTCTATTTTGTTCTGGCCTACCATCTGACCAACCTGTATGCCACCGAACATCACGGGATTGAGGCCTTCATTCTGCGCGATGGCGGCATTTACACCCAGCTGTTCTGGATTGGCCAGATCGTGATCGGCTCCCTGCTGCCGCTGCTGCTGTTCTATCACCCGAGCACCGGCAAAAACCGGACCCTGGTCGGACTGGGTGCCCTGCTGGTCATCATTGGTGGCATAATCCAGCTGTATGTGCTGATTATCGGCGGCCAGGCCTATCCGCTGGAAATCTTCCCCGGCAAGGAAGTGATCGAAAGCAGCTTCTTCGATGGTCAGGTGGCCCAGTATGCCCCGAGCCTCTGGGAGGTTCTGCTGGGACTGGCTGGCGTGGCCGTGGCCCTGATCATGGTGGCCCTCGCGGTCAAGATCCTGCGCTTCATGCCCACCAGCCTGGCCGATGAGGATGTCGATCCACACCACACAGCCTGA
- the dsrO gene encoding sulfate reduction electron transfer complex DsrMKJOP subunit DsrO, with translation MTNKTYNADLSRRHFFSKAAAAAGMAVAPGVFLRQVHARPAEQAATSEQRWGILIDTNKCAKGCDSCVTACMDENGWGRADASEDKSGPHQKAQWIRKVTIKDKQTGHVQSLPLMCQHCENPPCVDVCPTGASMKRADGIVLVDKHICIGCRYCMMACPYKARSFVHEDLEDQKVVAPRGKGTVESCTMCVHRVDKDGTPACVEACNADNHNAMYFGDLKDPNSEISRQLKDYGGEQLRADLGLNTGVRYQGL, from the coding sequence ATGACCAACAAGACTTATAACGCAGACCTGTCGCGCCGGCATTTTTTCAGTAAAGCCGCCGCCGCGGCGGGGATGGCGGTTGCACCGGGTGTTTTCCTGCGCCAGGTCCATGCCCGCCCGGCGGAACAGGCCGCCACCAGCGAACAGCGCTGGGGCATCCTGATCGATACCAACAAATGCGCCAAAGGTTGTGACAGTTGCGTCACCGCCTGCATGGATGAAAACGGCTGGGGTCGGGCCGATGCCAGTGAAGACAAGTCCGGTCCGCACCAGAAGGCTCAGTGGATCCGCAAGGTAACCATCAAGGACAAACAGACCGGCCATGTCCAGTCCCTGCCCCTGATGTGCCAGCATTGTGAAAATCCGCCCTGTGTCGATGTTTGCCCCACCGGTGCTTCCATGAAACGGGCCGACGGCATCGTACTGGTCGACAAGCACATTTGTATCGGCTGTCGCTATTGCATGATGGCCTGTCCCTACAAGGCTCGTTCGTTCGTCCACGAAGACCTGGAAGACCAGAAAGTCGTTGCCCCGCGCGGCAAGGGGACTGTCGAATCCTGCACCATGTGCGTACACCGGGTCGACAAAGACGGTACCCCCGCCTGTGTCGAGGCCTGCAATGCCGACAATCACAACGCCATGTACTTCGGTGATCTGAAAGATCCGAACAGTGAGATTTCCCGTCAGCTGAAAGACTACGGTGGCGAGCAATTACGCGCTGATCTTGGCCTGAACACCGGCGTTCGCTATCAGGGTCTATAA
- a CDS encoding NAD(P)-binding protein: MATSQDDMNTKLTFRLYKDGETNEDWASWSDKIFNEDTSHKCPTYVHRTPPCQGSCPSGEDIRGWLDIVRGIENPPEGMDWEEYAFRRSTDANPFPSVMGRVCPAPCQDGCNRNEVEDYVGINAVEQFIGDTALSNKYKFEAAKEDNGKKIAIVGGGPAGLAAAFQLRRKGYGATIFENHATLGGMMKYGIPGYRTPRDVLDGEINRILDMGVEVKLNTWVGKDITVDQLEKDYDAILWAVGTWTGRKLPIPGADKAQNVLTGVDFLEAYNDGRLQLVSEKVVVVGGGDTSIDVASVARRLGHITEINESDRPENIVLGHTAHDVASSATRQGAQVMLLSRSPVKDMAAAEHEVNDALREGVDIVDRVNPMEVIHDDKGRARALRVQKLEDDGKTPIEGSEYDIELDLLVSAIGQGGKLEGFEDLGNDHGFIDADQHYQVPGKPGHFVAGDIVRPHLLTTAIGQASIAVESIDHYLKAENLGKRPKVDKHHFNLLNKLRETGLEPKDYTHESEWGTAAAEWAVHNYEDRSAHEIIPADELFLGHFNYTPRLKRHEDVPSADDVLGHFQERMKGLSTEQAREEADRCMSCGMCFECDNCVIYCPQDAVYRVPKNQHTMGRYVATDYARCIGCHICADVCPTGYIDMAMGE, encoded by the coding sequence ATGGCTACTTCCCAAGACGACATGAACACCAAACTAACCTTCCGTCTATACAAGGACGGTGAAACTAATGAGGACTGGGCTTCCTGGTCGGATAAGATCTTCAACGAGGACACTTCCCACAAGTGCCCGACCTACGTCCATCGTACCCCGCCATGCCAGGGTAGCTGCCCGTCCGGTGAGGACATTCGTGGCTGGCTGGATATCGTTCGTGGTATCGAAAATCCGCCCGAAGGCATGGATTGGGAAGAATATGCGTTCCGCCGTTCCACCGACGCCAACCCGTTCCCCTCCGTGATGGGCCGTGTCTGTCCCGCGCCTTGCCAGGACGGTTGCAACCGTAACGAAGTGGAAGACTATGTCGGCATCAATGCGGTAGAGCAGTTCATTGGTGATACCGCGCTGTCCAACAAGTACAAATTCGAAGCCGCCAAAGAGGATAATGGCAAGAAAATCGCCATCGTTGGCGGCGGCCCCGCCGGCCTGGCCGCGGCTTTCCAGCTGCGCCGCAAGGGCTATGGCGCCACCATTTTTGAGAACCACGCCACACTCGGCGGGATGATGAAATACGGCATCCCCGGTTATCGTACGCCGCGTGACGTACTGGACGGTGAAATCAATCGTATTCTCGACATGGGTGTCGAAGTCAAACTCAACACCTGGGTTGGCAAGGACATCACCGTTGATCAGCTGGAAAAAGACTACGATGCCATTCTCTGGGCCGTGGGTACCTGGACAGGCCGCAAGCTGCCGATCCCCGGTGCCGACAAGGCCCAGAACGTACTGACCGGTGTCGACTTCCTGGAAGCCTACAACGACGGTCGTCTGCAACTGGTTTCTGAAAAAGTCGTGGTCGTCGGTGGTGGTGATACCTCCATCGACGTGGCCTCCGTTGCCCGTCGTCTGGGTCACATCACTGAAATTAACGAAAGTGACCGTCCGGAAAACATTGTTCTGGGCCATACGGCGCACGATGTCGCCTCTTCCGCCACCCGTCAGGGCGCGCAGGTTATGCTGCTGTCCCGTTCACCGGTCAAGGACATGGCTGCCGCCGAGCACGAAGTCAACGATGCCCTGCGTGAAGGTGTCGATATTGTCGACCGTGTTAACCCGATGGAAGTGATTCACGATGACAAGGGCCGTGCCAGAGCACTGCGTGTACAAAAACTGGAAGATGACGGCAAGACCCCGATCGAAGGTTCCGAATACGATATCGAGCTGGACCTGCTGGTTTCGGCCATCGGTCAGGGCGGCAAGCTGGAAGGCTTTGAAGATCTGGGCAACGATCATGGCTTCATCGATGCCGACCAGCATTACCAGGTGCCGGGCAAGCCGGGGCACTTCGTTGCCGGCGATATCGTTCGCCCGCACCTGCTGACCACCGCCATCGGTCAGGCCTCGATTGCCGTCGAAAGTATCGACCACTATCTGAAGGCCGAGAACCTGGGCAAACGTCCCAAGGTCGACAAGCATCACTTCAACCTGCTGAACAAGCTGCGTGAAACCGGTCTGGAACCCAAAGATTATACCCATGAATCTGAATGGGGCACCGCCGCCGCGGAATGGGCCGTGCATAACTATGAAGACCGCTCGGCACATGAAATTATCCCCGCGGATGAGCTGTTCCTCGGCCACTTCAACTACACACCGCGGCTCAAGCGCCATGAAGATGTACCCTCCGCCGATGATGTACTGGGTCACTTCCAGGAGCGCATGAAAGGCCTGTCGACTGAACAGGCCCGTGAGGAAGCCGATCGCTGCATGAGCTGCGGTATGTGCTTCGAGTGTGATAACTGTGTTATCTACTGCCCGCAGGATGCGGTTTATCGTGTGCCGAAAAACCAGCATACCATGGGCCGTTATGTTGCCACCGATTACGCACGTTGTATCGGTTGCCACATCTGCGCCGATGTTTGCCCGACCGGCTACATCGACATGGCAATGGGTGAATAA
- the dsrK gene encoding sulfate reduction electron transfer complex DsrMKJOP subunit DsrK, whose protein sequence is MNVADFDTPELHEYPLIPKLKEGVMAHSKPYVAKPQFQEALGFPGELVDNWEEKALEKLDDLRGRYRSLQVYLDSCVKCGACTDKCHYYLGTSDPKNMPVARQDLLRQVYRRYRTFAGKYFPKLVGAKDLTRDVLDDWYSYFHQCSQCRRCSVYCPYGIDTAEISMAAREIMDSIGVGQKYCNEIIGKAGTIGNNLGLPEPALADTLEGLEEEVEEDTGVPVKFPLDQKGAEILLVTPSADFFAEPHVDGLIGYAKVFHEAGVSWTMSSYASEAANFGMFIGSYENMRDLSMRVRKAALDLGVKRIVFGECGHAWRVAYSFLNTLAGPFDFLDPNYPVPQHICEFTYDLIQKNKLKFDKSENDHMTLTFHDSCNVARASRMGDKPGGQFDIPRAIIRAVCNNYVDMPADYIKEATFCCGGGGGLLTDDLMELRVKGAQPRMEAYKRVVDDNGVTNVAAICAICKSQFTKVLPYYGFGMTDIVSVHQLVSEALILSDAPSDEEDEATETESEA, encoded by the coding sequence ATTAACGTGGCAGACTTCGACACACCGGAATTGCACGAATACCCGCTCATCCCCAAGCTCAAAGAAGGGGTAATGGCGCATAGCAAGCCCTATGTGGCCAAGCCTCAGTTTCAGGAAGCCCTGGGTTTCCCCGGCGAGCTGGTCGACAACTGGGAAGAAAAGGCGCTGGAAAAACTCGATGACCTGCGCGGTCGTTATCGCTCGCTGCAGGTTTATCTCGATTCCTGCGTCAAATGCGGCGCCTGTACCGACAAGTGCCACTACTACCTGGGTACCAGCGATCCGAAGAACATGCCGGTGGCCCGTCAGGATCTGTTGCGTCAGGTCTATCGCCGCTATCGCACCTTTGCCGGGAAATATTTCCCCAAGCTGGTCGGCGCGAAGGATCTGACCAGGGACGTCCTCGACGACTGGTACAGCTACTTCCATCAGTGCTCCCAGTGCCGACGTTGTTCCGTGTACTGCCCCTACGGCATCGACACTGCCGAAATCTCCATGGCCGCCCGCGAAATCATGGACAGCATCGGTGTCGGGCAGAAATACTGCAACGAAATTATCGGCAAGGCCGGGACAATCGGTAACAACCTGGGGCTGCCCGAACCGGCCCTGGCCGATACCCTGGAAGGTCTTGAAGAAGAAGTCGAGGAAGATACCGGTGTCCCGGTCAAGTTCCCGCTGGATCAAAAAGGCGCGGAAATCCTGCTGGTCACCCCGTCCGCCGACTTCTTCGCCGAGCCGCATGTGGATGGCCTGATCGGTTACGCCAAGGTCTTCCATGAAGCCGGGGTGAGCTGGACGATGAGTTCCTACGCGTCCGAGGCCGCCAACTTTGGCATGTTCATCGGCAGTTACGAAAACATGCGTGACCTTTCCATGCGGGTTCGCAAGGCCGCGCTGGATCTTGGCGTCAAGCGTATTGTATTCGGCGAATGCGGCCATGCCTGGCGTGTTGCCTACAGCTTCCTGAACACGCTGGCCGGTCCGTTCGATTTTCTGGATCCCAATTATCCGGTACCGCAGCACATCTGCGAATTCACCTATGATCTGATCCAGAAGAACAAACTGAAATTCGACAAGTCCGAAAACGATCACATGACGCTCACCTTCCACGATTCCTGTAACGTGGCACGTGCCTCGCGCATGGGTGACAAGCCCGGTGGTCAGTTCGATATTCCCCGCGCGATCATTCGGGCGGTCTGTAACAATTACGTCGACATGCCCGCCGACTACATCAAGGAAGCGACTTTCTGCTGCGGTGGCGGTGGCGGTCTGTTGACCGACGATCTCATGGAGTTGCGCGTCAAAGGCGCCCAGCCCCGCATGGAAGCTTACAAACGCGTCGTGGACGATAACGGCGTAACCAACGTGGCGGCGATTTGCGCGATTTGCAAAAGCCAGTTTACCAAGGTCCTACCCTACTACGGGTTCGGTATGACTGACATTGTCAGCGTCCATCAGCTGGTCAGCGAGGCACTCATTTTAAGTGATGCCCCGAGTGACGAAGAAGATGAAGCAACTGAAACTGAATCAGAAGCTTAA
- a CDS encoding respiratory nitrate reductase subunit gamma has protein sequence MSALSVTYAILFYAATLLLVVGLVRKIALYARTPAPLKIPTTPAPVSRSGVVMRMVHEVVLFTSLFKATKWTWLFGWLFHLGLLLVLLRHLRYFQADTWFWVDLIQPFGKYASFAMIIGLLGLFARRIFVDRVRYISSPSDYLMLLLLIAIGVSGMMMTFVAHTDIVMVKAFFLGLLRFTIEPLPGDAFLLVHLTLVALLMIIFPISKLLHAPGVFFSPSRNQVDNPREKRHLAPWAAELEK, from the coding sequence ATGTCGGCGCTGTCCGTGACTTACGCAATTTTATTTTATGCGGCAACCTTGCTGCTGGTTGTTGGTTTGGTGCGCAAGATTGCCTTGTACGCACGTACGCCGGCACCATTAAAGATTCCCACGACACCGGCTCCCGTGAGTCGCTCCGGTGTTGTAATGCGAATGGTACACGAAGTAGTACTGTTCACCAGCCTGTTCAAGGCGACCAAATGGACCTGGCTGTTTGGCTGGTTGTTCCATCTGGGCCTGTTACTCGTATTGCTGCGACATCTGCGGTATTTCCAGGCGGACACCTGGTTCTGGGTTGATCTGATTCAACCGTTTGGTAAATACGCCTCTTTTGCCATGATCATCGGCCTGCTCGGCCTGTTTGCCCGGCGGATTTTCGTCGATCGGGTGCGTTACATTTCCTCACCCTCCGACTATCTTATGCTGTTACTGCTGATTGCCATCGGCGTCAGCGGCATGATGATGACCTTTGTCGCGCATACCGACATTGTCATGGTTAAAGCCTTTTTCCTTGGCCTGTTGCGCTTCACGATCGAACCGCTGCCAGGTGACGCATTTTTACTGGTTCATCTGACACTGGTCGCCCTGCTGATGATCATCTTCCCCATCAGCAAGCTGCTGCACGCACCGGGTGTGTTCTTCAGCCCGAGCCGCAACCAGGTCGACAACCCGCGGGAAAAACGCCATCTGGCACCGTGGGCCGCCGAACTCGAAAAGTAA
- a CDS encoding TusE/DsrC/DsvC family sulfur relay protein gives MGTINVGGKELEVDEEGYLTNLAEWTPEVAEYMAKDEGQDLNENHWEVINFLREYYEEYQIAPAVRVLTKAIGKKLGKEKGNSKYLYELFPYGPGKQACKYAGLPKPTGCV, from the coding sequence ATGGGTACTATCAACGTAGGCGGCAAAGAGCTGGAAGTCGACGAAGAAGGTTATCTGACAAACCTCGCAGAATGGACTCCGGAAGTTGCAGAGTATATGGCCAAAGACGAAGGCCAGGACCTGAATGAAAACCATTGGGAAGTCATCAACTTCCTGCGCGAATACTATGAAGAGTATCAGATCGCGCCGGCAGTTCGTGTACTGACCAAGGCTATCGGCAAGAAACTGGGCAAGGAAAAAGGTAACAGCAAGTACCTGTACGAACTGTTCCCCTATGGCCCCGGCAAGCAGGCATGTAAATATGCCGGTCTGCCCAAGCCGACTGGCTGCGTCTGA
- the tusB gene encoding sulfurtransferase complex subunit TusB: MPIIHTVNKSPYERNSLDSAISHALKGSSVIMYEDGVYGAMKGTAHADKVSGAMKDISFYVLGPDLKARGIDESKLIDGVKVVDYSGFVQLTVDNDKVSAWT, encoded by the coding sequence ATGCCGATTATACACACTGTAAATAAATCACCTTATGAGCGTAACTCTCTCGATAGCGCTATAAGTCACGCTCTCAAGGGTAGCTCCGTTATTATGTATGAAGACGGGGTTTATGGTGCGATGAAGGGTACAGCACATGCTGACAAGGTATCAGGCGCGATGAAAGATATTTCTTTCTATGTTCTGGGCCCTGATCTTAAAGCCCGAGGCATCGACGAAAGCAAGCTGATCGACGGCGTCAAGGTTGTCGACTACAGCGGTTTCGTTCAGCTGACTGTCGATAACGACAAAGTCAGCGCATGGACTTAA
- the tusC gene encoding sulfurtransferase complex subunit TusC produces the protein MSDIKNFLYLNRRAPYGTVYAWESLEVVLIGAAFEQDVSLAFIDDGVYQIMKGQDTSELGIKNFSPTYSALGDYDVQKIYVEKESLDARGLSVDDLLDLKYEDEDDDWAEKDSIKVVSAEELAKIIDGSDVVLSF, from the coding sequence ATGTCTGATATTAAGAATTTTTTATATCTGAACCGCCGGGCGCCCTACGGTACGGTCTATGCCTGGGAATCCCTGGAAGTCGTACTGATCGGTGCCGCATTCGAACAGGACGTTTCACTGGCATTCATTGATGATGGTGTTTACCAGATCATGAAAGGTCAGGATACCTCCGAGCTCGGCATCAAGAATTTCTCGCCGACCTACTCGGCCCTGGGCGATTATGACGTTCAGAAAATTTATGTCGAAAAAGAATCTCTCGACGCACGCGGTCTGAGCGTCGACGATTTGCTCGATCTGAAATATGAAGACGAAGACGACGACTGGGCGGAAAAAGACTCCATCAAGGTCGTCTCTGCCGAGGAACTCGCCAAGATTATTGACGGTTCCGACGTCGTTTTGAGCTTCTAA
- the tusD gene encoding sulfurtransferase complex subunit TusD — protein sequence MKFVIQVNEGPYNHEASTSALNFVRAALDAGHEVFRVFFYHDGVNNGTRYTTPPQDDLNIVKTWSELASKHDMDLVVCVAAAQRRGIVDEGEQERNGKDGNNIAPGFRISGLGQLIEGCVQADRLMVFGD from the coding sequence ATGAAGTTTGTTATTCAGGTTAACGAAGGCCCTTACAATCATGAAGCTTCTACGTCGGCCCTGAACTTTGTCAGGGCCGCGCTGGATGCGGGTCATGAGGTCTTTCGTGTATTTTTCTATCATGATGGCGTAAATAACGGTACGCGTTACACCACTCCACCGCAGGATGATCTGAACATCGTGAAGACCTGGTCTGAACTGGCCAGCAAACACGATATGGATCTGGTGGTTTGCGTTGCCGCCGCGCAGCGTCGTGGTATTGTTGACGAAGGCGAACAGGAGCGAAACGGTAAGGACGGCAATAACATTGCCCCCGGTTTTCGTATCTCCGGTCTGGGACAGCTGATCGAAGGCTGTGTCCAGGCGGATCGTCTGATGGTATTTGGTGACTGA
- the dsrB gene encoding dissimilatory-type sulfite reductase subunit beta codes for MAYEDMRQPIESGCPDGFQYMHPVMRKNFGLWKFHEHPKPGVLRHVAHSGDEIWTVKAGTQRILDVYSLRKLTEIGEKFGDGYVRFTIRSNIEYMVSDAAKVDPLITALTDAGFIVGGTGNSVSMISHTQGWLHCDIPGTDASGVVKAMMDELVDEFKNCNMPNRVHMTTSCCQINCGGQGDIAINVQHTKPPRINHDLVANVCERPSVVARCPVAAIRPAMVNGKASLEVDEKKCICCGACFPPCPPMQINDPEHTKLAIWVGGNHSNARSKPTFQKLVASGIPNNPPRWPEATAIVKRILKEYKEGAKDWERINDWIERIGWPRFFEVTGLPFTKYHIDNWRGARSSLNASTHIRF; via the coding sequence ATGGCATACGAAGACATGCGTCAACCTATTGAATCTGGTTGCCCCGACGGCTTCCAGTACATGCATCCGGTAATGCGCAAAAACTTCGGCCTGTGGAAATTCCACGAACACCCGAAACCGGGTGTTCTGCGCCACGTCGCCCACAGCGGTGATGAAATCTGGACCGTCAAGGCCGGTACCCAGCGTATTCTGGACGTCTACTCACTGCGCAAGCTGACTGAAATCGGCGAGAAGTTTGGTGATGGCTATGTTCGGTTTACCATTCGTTCCAACATCGAATACATGGTTTCCGATGCGGCCAAGGTTGATCCGTTGATCACTGCCCTGACCGACGCCGGCTTTATCGTTGGCGGTACCGGTAACTCGGTATCGATGATTTCGCACACCCAGGGCTGGTTGCACTGCGACATCCCGGGTACCGACGCCTCTGGCGTGGTCAAGGCGATGATGGATGAGCTGGTCGACGAGTTCAAGAACTGCAACATGCCCAACCGGGTGCATATGACGACGTCCTGCTGCCAGATCAACTGTGGCGGCCAGGGTGATATCGCCATCAACGTTCAGCACACCAAGCCGCCGCGCATCAACCACGACCTGGTTGCCAATGTGTGCGAACGTCCCTCGGTTGTTGCCCGTTGCCCGGTTGCCGCGATTCGTCCGGCCATGGTTAACGGCAAGGCTTCTTTGGAAGTGGACGAGAAGAAATGCATCTGCTGTGGTGCCTGCTTCCCGCCCTGCCCGCCGATGCAGATCAACGATCCGGAACACACCAAGCTGGCTATCTGGGTGGGTGGTAACCACTCCAACGCCCGTAGCAAGCCGACCTTCCAGAAGCTGGTTGCCTCCGGTATTCCGAATAATCCGCCGCGTTGGCCTGAAGCAACCGCCATCGTCAAGCGCATTCTCAAGGAATACAAGGAAGGAGCGAAAGACTGGGAGCGTATCAACGACTGGATCGAGCGTATCGGTTGGCCGCGTTTCTTTGAAGTAACCGGTCTGCCGTTCACCAAGTATCACATCGATAACTGGCGTGGTGCCCGCAGCAGTCTGAACGCTTCAACCCACATCCGCTTCTAA